One genomic region from Hoeflea algicola encodes:
- a CDS encoding ABC transporter permease → MDWLTKFPAMDTDRLTALKKAIDFAFRDFTRANGDMFETALYPVQWFMYRVEQLLTSSPWPLVILAFAVIAWLASRSTKITIGVVITLLLIGYFDMWEDTMKTIAMTVVATILAIIVGIPIGILMGRSNRIQAVLNPILDVMQTMPSFVYLIPVVMLLGIGRVPGLIAVMVYAIPPIIRLTNLGIRLVDKDVLEAADAFGSSNWQRLKNVQMPLALPTIMAGVNQTIMMALAMVVVASMIGVQGLGLPVLKAISNQYFTLGIFNGLAIVGIAIIFDRTSQAYGKRLQKHLEVVHG, encoded by the coding sequence ATGGATTGGCTCACTAAATTCCCCGCCATGGACACCGACAGACTAACCGCGCTTAAAAAGGCGATCGATTTCGCGTTTCGCGATTTCACCCGGGCCAATGGCGATATGTTTGAAACCGCCCTCTACCCGGTTCAGTGGTTCATGTATCGCGTCGAGCAATTGCTCACCAGCTCACCCTGGCCGCTCGTTATCCTTGCCTTCGCAGTCATCGCATGGCTGGCGAGCCGCAGCACCAAGATCACCATCGGAGTCGTGATCACATTGTTGCTGATCGGCTATTTCGACATGTGGGAAGACACGATGAAAACCATCGCCATGACGGTGGTGGCGACGATACTTGCCATCATTGTCGGCATTCCCATCGGCATTCTCATGGGCCGGTCCAATCGGATCCAGGCCGTCCTCAATCCGATCCTCGACGTGATGCAGACCATGCCGAGTTTCGTCTACCTCATTCCTGTTGTCATGTTGCTCGGCATCGGTCGCGTTCCCGGCCTGATCGCCGTGATGGTCTACGCCATTCCGCCGATCATCCGCCTGACCAATCTCGGTATTCGCCTGGTCGACAAGGATGTGCTCGAAGCGGCTGACGCATTCGGGTCGTCCAACTGGCAGCGGCTCAAGAACGTGCAGATGCCGCTGGCATTGCCGACCATCATGGCTGGCGTCAACCAGACCATCATGATGGCGCTCGCCATGGTCGTGGTCGCCTCGATGATCGGCGTTCAGGGTCTCGGTCTTCCTGTGCTCAAGGCAATTTCGAACCAGTACTTCACACTGGGTATTTTCAACGGCCTCGCCATTGTCGGCATCGCCATCATCTTTGACCGTACCAGCCAAGCCTACGGCAAGCGGTTGCAGAAGCATCTAGAGGTGGTCCATGGTTGA
- the bmt gene encoding betaine--homocysteine S-methyltransferase, translated as MPVSNPLADLLAEKGVLLADGATGTNLFAMGLESGEAPEMWLETAPEKITKLHQDFVDAGSDIILTNSFGGTRNRLKLHEAHDRVYALNKKAAEIARAVADKAPRKVIVAGSVGPTGDLLVPLGAMTYEAAIESFSEQIEGLKAGGIDVVWIETMSATDEIRAAAEAAVRHELPYVYTGSFDTAGKTMMGVHPRDIHSLAKDIGDGPFAVGANCGVGASDILSSLLDMTDADPEAVVVVKGNCGIPEFRGAEIHYSGTPPLMADYARMAIDSGARIIGGCCGTSCEHLAAMRQAIDGHTKATRPTVEEIVERIGPMRNTVAADNKAPGRERRRRS; from the coding sequence ATGCCCGTTTCCAATCCGCTTGCCGACTTGCTGGCTGAAAAGGGCGTCCTGCTCGCCGACGGCGCCACCGGCACCAATCTTTTCGCCATGGGTCTGGAATCAGGCGAGGCCCCGGAAATGTGGCTGGAAACAGCGCCGGAGAAAATCACCAAGCTGCACCAGGATTTTGTCGACGCCGGTTCCGACATCATTCTCACCAATTCCTTTGGCGGCACCCGCAACCGCTTGAAGCTGCACGAGGCCCACGACCGGGTGTATGCACTCAACAAGAAGGCTGCCGAGATCGCCCGCGCCGTCGCTGACAAGGCGCCGCGCAAGGTCATTGTCGCTGGCTCCGTTGGCCCGACCGGTGACCTGCTCGTGCCGCTGGGTGCGATGACCTACGAAGCAGCCATCGAATCCTTTTCCGAGCAGATAGAGGGCCTCAAGGCCGGCGGCATTGATGTCGTCTGGATTGAAACCATGTCAGCCACCGACGAAATCCGCGCCGCCGCCGAAGCCGCGGTGCGCCATGAACTGCCCTATGTCTACACCGGCTCCTTCGACACCGCCGGCAAGACCATGATGGGCGTGCATCCGCGCGACATTCATTCACTTGCCAAGGATATCGGCGACGGCCCGTTTGCCGTTGGCGCCAATTGCGGCGTCGGTGCCTCCGACATCCTTTCTTCGCTGCTCGACATGACCGATGCCGATCCCGAAGCTGTCGTCGTCGTCAAGGGCAATTGCGGCATTCCCGAATTCCGTGGCGCCGAAATCCATTACTCCGGCACCCCGCCACTGATGGCCGATTACGCCCGGATGGCAATCGACAGCGGCGCCCGCATCATCGGCGGTTGCTGCGGCACATCCTGCGAGCACCTTGCCGCCATGCGCCAAGCGATTGACGGCCACACCAAGGCAACACGCCCGACGGTCGAGGAAATCGTCGAACGCATCGGCCCGATGCGCAATACCGTGGCCGCCGACAACAAGGCCCCCGGTCGCGAGCGTCGCCGTCGCAGCTGA
- a CDS encoding ABC transporter substrate-binding protein, with translation MKKLLASTVLAMGLMGYAGVAQAASHSECGRVTIANMNWASAEVLANIDEVILSEGYGCQAELVAGDTTPTLTSMIEKQEPDVAPEAWINSLRTLLDAAVAEGKLFYASESLSDGGVEGWWIPKYFSDKHPDIKTIDDALAHPELFPAPGMENEGKGGVYNCPEGWGCRIITTNLFKAYGAEEKGWVTVETGSAAGLDGSIAKAYESEKPWLGYYWAPTAILGKYEMVKLDHGVEHNKEEWDRCTSITDCPDPVKNAWSKSEVYTVVTAEFKERAGPAYDYLANRSWPNSTVNKLLAWMADNQATGEAGARHFLKENEDIWTKWVSPEAAEKVKKAVM, from the coding sequence AATGCGGTCGCGTTACGATCGCAAACATGAACTGGGCTTCGGCCGAAGTTCTCGCCAATATCGACGAAGTCATCCTGTCGGAAGGCTATGGTTGCCAGGCCGAACTGGTCGCTGGTGACACGACCCCGACACTTACCTCCATGATCGAGAAGCAGGAACCGGATGTTGCTCCGGAAGCCTGGATCAATTCGCTGCGCACCCTGCTCGATGCAGCCGTTGCTGAAGGCAAGCTGTTTTACGCATCCGAATCGCTCAGCGATGGCGGCGTCGAAGGTTGGTGGATCCCGAAATATTTCTCTGACAAGCACCCAGACATCAAGACCATCGACGATGCACTGGCACACCCGGAGCTGTTTCCGGCGCCTGGCATGGAAAACGAAGGCAAGGGTGGCGTTTACAACTGTCCTGAAGGATGGGGCTGCCGCATCATCACCACCAACCTCTTCAAGGCCTACGGCGCTGAAGAAAAGGGCTGGGTAACGGTTGAAACCGGTTCCGCTGCCGGCCTCGACGGCTCGATCGCCAAGGCCTACGAAAGCGAAAAGCCGTGGCTCGGCTACTACTGGGCGCCGACTGCCATCCTCGGCAAGTACGAAATGGTCAAGCTCGACCATGGCGTCGAACACAACAAGGAAGAATGGGATCGTTGCACCTCGATCACCGATTGCCCGGATCCCGTGAAGAACGCCTGGTCGAAGTCTGAAGTCTATACGGTCGTGACCGCGGAATTCAAGGAACGCGCAGGACCAGCCTACGACTATCTTGCAAACCGCAGCTGGCCTAACTCCACGGTCAACAAGCTGCTTGCCTGGATGGCCGACAACCAGGCAACAGGTGAAGCCGGTGCCCGTCACTTCCTCAAGGAAAATGAGGATATCTGGACAAAGTGGGTTTCGCCGGAAGCTGCCGAAAAAGTCAAGAAGGCAGTGATGTAA
- a CDS encoding quaternary amine ABC transporter ATP-binding protein: protein MVEQSAEIGISVRNLYKIFGPNPEAYIDAVKGGMTKTELNDKHNHVLGLKDINIDMPGGGIQVVMGLSGSGKSTLIRHINRLIDPTAGEVIVGDEDVVKMNENELREFRRHKTAMVFQKFALLPHRTVLENAVYGLEIQGLPREEQETQARRWITRVGLDGFEDNYPNQLSGGMQQRVGLARALTNDAPILLMDEAFSALDPLIRMDMQTVLLDLQKEIRKTVVFITHDLDEALRLGDRIAILRDGEVVQQGTKQEIVLHPADEYISSFVREVNRGRVITIDMVMTPLSGEPKGMPVAAGSVLEVAAKKMTDTNASTAHVTDASGKPIGNIDIRDVIAAMVTPVDHESAAAA, encoded by the coding sequence ATGGTTGAGCAATCCGCTGAAATCGGAATTAGCGTTCGCAATCTGTACAAGATTTTCGGACCCAATCCGGAAGCCTATATCGACGCCGTCAAGGGCGGCATGACCAAGACCGAGCTCAACGACAAACACAATCATGTGCTCGGTCTCAAGGACATCAACATCGACATGCCCGGCGGCGGCATCCAGGTTGTCATGGGTCTGTCCGGATCCGGCAAGTCCACGCTGATCCGCCATATCAACCGGCTGATCGATCCGACCGCTGGCGAAGTCATTGTCGGCGATGAAGATGTCGTCAAGATGAACGAGAACGAACTTCGCGAGTTCCGTCGCCACAAGACCGCCATGGTGTTCCAGAAGTTCGCGCTTCTGCCGCACCGCACGGTGCTTGAGAATGCGGTCTATGGCCTGGAAATCCAGGGCCTGCCGCGTGAAGAACAGGAAACCCAGGCGCGGCGCTGGATTACCCGCGTCGGCCTTGACGGCTTTGAGGACAACTACCCCAATCAACTTTCGGGCGGAATGCAGCAGCGCGTGGGCCTTGCCCGGGCGCTGACCAATGATGCGCCGATCCTGTTGATGGATGAAGCCTTCTCGGCGCTCGATCCGCTTATCCGCATGGACATGCAGACCGTGCTGCTGGATCTGCAGAAGGAAATCCGCAAGACCGTCGTCTTCATCACCCACGATCTCGACGAGGCGTTGCGCCTTGGTGACCGCATTGCCATTCTGCGCGATGGTGAAGTGGTCCAGCAGGGCACCAAGCAGGAAATCGTGCTGCACCCTGCCGACGAGTACATCTCGAGCTTTGTCCGCGAGGTCAACCGCGGTCGTGTGATCACCATCGACATGGTGATGACCCCGCTGTCGGGCGAGCCGAAAGGCATGCCGGTTGCCGCCGGTTCGGTGCTTGAGGTCGCTGCCAAGAAAATGACTGACACCAACGCATCGACTGCCCATGTCACCGATGCTTCCGGTAAACCGATCGGCAACATCGACATCCGCGATGTCATCGCCGCCATGGTGACGCCAGTGGATCATGAGTCAGCCGCAGCAGCCTGA